The following are encoded in a window of Bordetella genomosp. 10 genomic DNA:
- a CDS encoding winged helix-turn-helix transcriptional regulator — MRELDRTDLKILDILQRSGRLSMTELAEQVGLSATPCTERVRRLEREGVITGYYARVNPRALGKGLLVFLEIKLSAKSGDVFEKVRKELMHIPEVMECHLVSGDFDYLVKARLSEMTAYRHLLGEMLRRLPNSAESRSYVVMEEIKESLYLAPDR; from the coding sequence ACCTCAAAATCCTCGACATCCTGCAGCGGTCGGGCCGCCTGTCCATGACCGAACTGGCCGAGCAGGTGGGGCTGTCGGCCACCCCCTGCACCGAGCGCGTGCGCCGGCTGGAACGCGAGGGCGTCATCACGGGTTACTACGCGCGGGTGAATCCGCGCGCGCTGGGCAAGGGCCTGCTGGTGTTCCTGGAGATCAAGCTGTCGGCCAAGTCCGGCGACGTCTTCGAGAAAGTGCGCAAGGAACTGATGCACATCCCGGAGGTGATGGAGTGCCACCTGGTCTCGGGCGATTTCGACTACCTGGTCAAGGCGCGCCTGAGCGAAATGACGGCCTACCGCCACCTGCTGGGGGAAATGCTGCGGCGCCTGCCCAATTCGGCCGAGTCGCGCAGCTATGTGGTGATGGAGGAGATCAAGGAAAGCCTGTACCTGGCGCCGGATCGCTGA